In the genome of Cercospora beticola chromosome 2, complete sequence, one region contains:
- a CDS encoding uncharacterized protein (SMCOG1034:cytochrome P450~antiSMASH:Cluster_15) has translation MALLDVVVQHPVVAAAAVILIATIVASIRARSISNYPDLPWVGRKTNSFGATTIANFSSPKNTREWLEEGYYKYTKHGKSFLMPNISGKPLIIVPNDRLQAYNDQPEDVLSAWQAHYDTLACKYTFTDSDLVRIRFHEHVLTTHMPRKLKDILPTSYDELSVTMEEILGTDTTNWKEVNITKMMTKIACRVSNRTLVGLPLCRDQALLDDCVHFAEDAIRCIIVNMLLPTLLEPVMNLVALPNWYHYFKVRKMIAPVIEKRIADIEAEAANPDTKHNIPDDYITWHIRTARAEGKLWALDISWTVRCLLALEFATIHTTLITGSNAILDIFSSKTDIQASLREEAERVFGESSNNTTHISAENEKGIWSKQNLAKLLRTDSALRESMRIGDFASLNARKVVHPNGMYDPVENFTAPYGSSVAVLAYNRHHDPDVYSDPNTFDPYRFSRPREEFAAAAEREGEKLEGKAREEWLRLQNYSMTSVGKDNMAFGMGRHACPGRFFAQQELKLLVAFLVMHYDVETLPERPQNINMGGSGVPPSGATIKVRRRAVKA, from the exons ATGGCGCTGCTGGACGTGGTGGTGCAACATCCGGTTGTTGCAGCCGCTGCTGTCATCTTGATCGCCACTATCGTCGCCTCGATACGTGCGCGGAGCATCAGCAATTATCCTGATCTGCCATGGGTCGGGAGGAAGACGAATTCGTTTGGTGCCACCACGATTGCGAACTTCAGCAGTCCGAAGAACACACGAGAATGGCTGGAAGAAGGGTATTACAAG TACACCAAGCATGGGAAGTCTTTCTTAATGCCTAATATCTCCGGAAAGCCGCTTATCATCGTCCCAAACGACCGACTCCAAGCATACAACGACCAGCCGGAAGATGTACTCAGTGCATGGCAAGCACATTACGATACCTTGGCTTGCAAGTACACCTTCACGGATTCTGATCTGGTTCGGATCCGATTCCACGAACACGTCCTGACTACACACATGCCGCGCAAGCTGAAGGACATTCTTCCCACAAGCTACGACGAATTATCAGTGACCATGGAGGAGATCCTCGGTACTGACACTACCAACTGGAAAGAAGTCAACATCACGAAAATGATGACCAAGATTGCCTGCCGAGTGAGCAACCGCACATTAGTCGGCCTTCCACTATGCAGAGATCAAGCTCTTCTCGACGACTGCGTCCACTTCGCCGAAGACGCCATTCGCTGCATCATCGTCAACATGCTACTCCCAACTCTCCTCGAACCCGTCATGAATCTAGTGGCACTCCCCAATTGGTACCACTACTTCAAAGTCCGCAAAATGATCGCCCCCGTAATCGAAAAGCGCATCGCAgacatcgaagccgaagctgccAACCCAGACACCAAACACAACATCCCAGACGACTACATCACCTGGCACATCCGCACCGCCCGCGCCGAAGGCAAACTCTGGGCCCTCGACATCTCCTGGACAGTCCGCtgtctcctcgccctcgaaTTCGCCACAATCCACACAACCCTCATAACAGGCAGCAATGCCATCCTCGACATTTTCTCCTCCAAAACCGACATCCAAGCCTCCCTCCgcgaagaagccgaacgCGTTTTCGGCGAGTCCTCAAATAACACCACACACATCTCCGCCGAAAACGAAAAAGGGATCTGGTCAAAACAAAACCTCGCGAAACTCCTCCGCACAGACTCCGCTCTTCGAGAATCTATGCGAATAGGAGACTTCGCTTCTCTCAATGCCCGTAAAGTCGTACATCCCAATGGAATGTACGATCCCGTGGAGAACTTCACAGCACCTTATGGCTCCTCCGTCGCAGTCCTAGCCTATAATCGCCACCACGACCCAGACGTCTACTCCGATCCCAACACTTTCGACCCTTACCGCTTCTCTCGCCCTCGCGAAGAattcgccgctgctgcggaGCGTGAAGGCGAGAAATTGGAGGGTAAAGCGAGAGAGGAATGGCTTCGATTGCAGAATTATAGTATGACGAGTGTCGGGAAAGATAATATGGCTTTTGGAATGGGGAGACATGCTTGTCCTGGAAGGTTTTTCGCGCAGCAGGAGTTGAAGTTGTTGGTTGCGTTTTTGGTTATGCATTATGATGTTGAGACGTTGCCGGAGAGGCCGCAGAATATCAATATGGGTGGGAGTGGAGTGCCGCCTTCCGGTGCGACGATTAAGGTCAGGAGGCGGGCGGTGAAGGCTTAG
- a CDS encoding uncharacterized protein (antiSMASH:Cluster_15), with protein sequence MKSNITKMSNGTRTGDAVSDDSDNEAQEGAADSPDEESDSDDEADVFALSGAKRNGNIAAPRLAGPAYNVGADAVAGAEKNLDSEDEDYDAVDDDDEEEDDMEKALEKDLIQDFLEHEAETEAQRPQTATSVSNDMTGLSLAEDASLARRLSLQSEDDLNWTEDPFHGLRTDDTLYQEMIDDAEDEFSYNLASWRMQQDEVSEDVLFDLHVQRSNNEKRVRFAENRSSRSSSMSSEDDPRDSYPDLLDGTSTPRNAAQYMMDVDAIDDDNESHFDFDYEDDYEGAIAEGDDEEDSDLDSDTSDETDGDATDDEDEEDAFRRMHAIHRENAAAAAESTPASTPIPSTPSTPVTDQAPPLRQPTSTGPRPRGGKPSGRPRMGTFTHDPTRAAVTADENGNGIKISCPSKPIDKESAYWEQARQVMGSRDGSPGEPVTWTRTTPHTASIPQRPFTAKMTLGSMFNGNLDFLRTNDVNGITNGLVLPSTRGSSARSSFASSNTLDRERVTPAPAGNLEDLVQYPDTDSDMDVDPTPSAASQQQDVFASFTNDDSEPMPRLDNEDLLDHFDQVPGGISVFRNNQHNVRQVSSLAANPASRVQTSEANALQKGRRNAANIPITPGRKTRPSVDMTLTGAGVRKSAAHASPLAQKRRRSRGNSLSQTLALDRFGSKA encoded by the exons ATGAAGAGCAACATCACCAAGATGAGCAATGGCACACGCACCGGAGATGCCGTATCAGACGACAGCGATAACGAGGCCCAAGAGGGCGCTGCAGACAGCCCAGACGAGGAGAGCGACTCAGACGACGAGGCGGATGTCTTTGCCCTGTCAGGCGCAAAGCGTAATGGAAACATTGCTGCACCGCGGCTGGCAGGGCCCGCATATAATGTCGGAGCGGATGCTGTGGCGGGCGCTGAGAAGAATCtcgacagcgaagacgaggactatgatgctgtcgatgacgatgacgaagaagaggatgatatGGAGAAGGCTCTCGAAAAAGACCTGATCCAAGACTTCCTCGAGCATGAAGCGGAGACTGAGGCCCAACGGCCACAGACCGCTACGTCGGTCTCCAATGATATGACCGGTCTGAGCCTCGCTGAGGACGCTTCCCTTGCCCGCAGATTGAGCTTGCAAAGCGAGGACGATCTCAATTGGACTGAAGATCCTTTCCATGGCCTTCGAACTGACGATACTCTATATCAAGAGATGATTGACGATGCTGAAGACGAATTCTCTTACAATCTTGCTTCATGGCGCATGCAACAAGACGAGGTCAGCGAGGACGTACTTTTTGACCTCCATGTGCAGCGATCAAACAATGAGAAGCGTGTCCGATTCGCAGAAAATCGATCCTCGCGTTCATCGAGCATGAGCAGCGAGGATGACCCCAGAGATTCGTATCCTGACCTCCTTGATGGGACAAGCACTCCCCGGAATGCGGCACAATACATGATGGATGTCGATGCAATTGACGATGATAATGAGTCTCACTTTGACTTTGACTACGAAGATGATTATGAAGGCGCCATCGCCGAGggagatgacgaagaagactccGATCTCGACAGTGACACAAGTGATGAGA CGGATGGTGATGCTacagatgacgaagacgaagaggatgCATTCAGACGCATGCATGCCATCCACCGGGAGAATGCTGCGGCCGCGGCCGAGAGCACTCCTGCTAGCACCCCAATCCCAAGCACGCCGAGCACACCAGTGACTGATCAAGCTCCACCTCTACGACAGCCAACCAGCACAGGGCCACGTCCTCGTGGCGGAAAACCCAGCGGGAGACCAAGAATGGGCACCTTTACCCATGATCCCACTCGTGCCGCTGTCACTGCCGACGAGAATGGCAATGGAATAAAAATCTCTTGCCCATCAAAGCCTATCGACAAGGAGAGCGCCTACTGGGAACAAGCACGCCAGGTCATGGGCAGCCGTGACGGAAGTCCTGGAGAGCCCGTGACGTGGACTCGCACCACGCCTCATACCGCCAGTATTCCTCAGAGACCTTTCACGGCCAAGATGACTCTGGGCAGCATGTTCAACGGCAATTTGGACTTCTTGCGCACCAACGACGTCAACGGCATCACGAATGGCCTTGTTCTTCCCAGCACGCGAGGCAGCAGTGCCCGCTCGTCATTCGCGTCTTCCAACACCCTTGACAGAGAGCGAGTCACACCTGCACCAGCTGGAAACCTCGAAGACCTCGTACAATACCCTGACACCGATTCTGACATGGATGTCGACCCAACGCCATCCGctgcatcgcagcagcaggacgtCTTCGCGAGCTTCACGAACGATGACTCCGAGCCGATGCCTCGACTTGACAACGAGGACCTTCTGGATCACTTTGATCAGGTTCCTGGTGGAATCTCCGTCTTCCGCAACAACCAGCATAACGTACGCCAGGTCAGCTCGCTGGCAGCCAATCCAGCCAGTCGTGTTCAGACTTCCGAGGCCAACGCTCTACAAAAAGGCAGACGCAACGCTGCCAATATTCCCATTACACCCGGGCGCAAGACCCGCCCAAGTGTTGACATGACCCTGACTGGCGCAGGCGTCAGAAAATCTGCGGCTCATGCCAGCCCTCTCGCGCAGAAGCGTCGTCGCAGCCGCGGCAACTCTCTTTCGCAAACTCTCGCCCTCGACCGTTTTGGCTCGAAGGCGTAG
- a CDS encoding uncharacterized protein (antiSMASH:Cluster_15), which translates to MTSYIQLLDSSNNKLFNNKGQPSFTPQSTYDQTVSQSIALGVPISSYSLSFANNATPDSSKFNPGKISFSGLDLTRNFDQWSPFIFNRLASGTTFKTLILVNFSNTGAGGGNRIMSVLTFSNVLLVNQNLMSGGDGVATESLQFMYGKVQMGYQPVDASGKAGNPVQADWDLFVNKGSVS; encoded by the exons ATGACATCctata TTCAACTCCTCGACTCCTCCAACAACAAACTCTTCAACAACAAAGGCCAACCCTCCTTCACCCCGCAATCCACCTACGACCAGACCGTCTCCCAGTCCATCGCCCTCGGAGTCCCCATATCATCTTACTCCCTCTCCTTCGCCAACAACGCCACCCCAGACTCTTCCAAATTCAACCCCGGCAAAATCAGCTTTTCCGGCCTCGATCTAACCCGAAACTTTGATCAATGGTCTCCTTTCATCTTCAATCGCCTCGCAAGTGGCACGACATTCAAGACATTGATACTCGTAAACTTCTCGAATacaggagctggaggaggaaaTAGGATCATGTCAGTTTTGACGTTTAGTAATGTTTTACTTGTGAATCAGAATCTTATGTCTGGAGGAGATGGGGTCGCGACGGAGAGTTTGCAGTTTATGTATGGGAAGGTACAGATGGGGTATCAGCCTGTGGATGCGAGCGGGAAAGCAGGGAATCCTGTGCAGGCGGATTGGGATCTTTTTGTGAATAAGGGGAGTGTGAGTTAG
- a CDS encoding uncharacterized protein (antiSMASH:Cluster_15), with translation MHLDHKLPWNLLASQLSIIRTHARYTPHVTDIFSKEHDDWPKHLEYFQKAFHNTLLEFSQTEASRFSDLRAWRPSSTDEVLSDTLRSLPERIFNLGQHETNSLRHNPIGPQHQSLQYWISRASESQPPSYTSSDGDLADVVKTLLTISAHLSTSEDSAEQKLGHEAFASLLKLNKDSGIPLEKLNHIHWGHSFGIEHIAEDTLKIYLLLNAIDAIRQQQQQSNSGRTTQIISIVELESFRKWARNSLVDFDFPAQNLLHCDFWRSHVDAEEQMRSSNATVLDDRVMQGLDPTLPGSEGWSRDDGIALKRYLRTCFGILVRYNILLLLWYGEDHAKSFWDEQVGYCLEFRQK, from the coding sequence ATGCATTTGGATCATAAGCTGCCTTGGAACCTTCTGGCATCGCAACTATCGATCATCCGGACACACGCTCGTTACACACCACACGTTACAGATATCTTCTCAAAGGAGCATGATGACTGGCCCAAGCACTTGGAATATTTCCAAAAGGCCTTCCACAATACACTGCTAGAATTCTCGCAAACAGAAGCCAGTCGATTTAGTGATCTGCGTGCATGGAGACCTTCATCTACCGACGAGGTCTTATCCGACACACTACGTTCCCTCCCAGAACGCATTTTCAACCTCGGACAACACGAAACCAACTCTCTACGCCACAATCCCATCGGCCCGCAACATCAAAGCCTCCAATACTGGATCTCTCGAGCATCCGAGTCGCAACCGCCTTCATACACTTCCTCAGATGGAGACTTGGCAGATGTTGTCAAAACGCTCCTAACAATCTCAGCACATCTCAGCACTTCGGAGGACTCCGCTGAACAGAAACTTGGTCATGAAGCATTCGCGAGTTTACTGAAGCTTAACAAAGATTCTGGAATTCCATTGGAGAAGCTCAATCATATCCATTGGGGCCACAGTTTTGGCATCGAGCATATCGCCGAAGATACTCTCAAGATCTATCTTCTACTCAACGCAATTGATGCGATcagacaacaacagcagcagagcaatAGCGGTCGTACGACTCAGATCATATCTATCGTCGAGTTGGAAAGTTTCCGCAAATGGGCCCGAAATAGTCTCGTGGATTTCGATTTTCCTGCACAAAATCTTCTGCACTGCGATTTTTGGCGAAGCCACGTCGATGCAGAGGAGCAGATGCGGAGTTCCAATGCGACTGTTCTGGACGACAGAGTAATGCAGGGTTTGGATCCCACGCTTCCTGGCAGTGAAGGCTGGTCTCGGGATGATGGCATTGCGCTGAAGCGGTATCTTCGGACTTGTTTTGGTATTCTCGTGCGGTATAATATTCTACTGTTGTTGTGGTATGGTGAGGATCATGCGAAGAGCTTTTGGGATGAACAGGTTGGCTACTGTCTTGAGTTTCGACAGAAATGA
- the RHO2 gene encoding Rho GTPase (antiSMASH:Cluster_15) produces the protein MAQPQDQQVMRRKLVIIGDGACGKTSLLSVFTLGYFPTRYVPTVFENYVTDCRVDGKSVQLALWDTAGQEDYERLRPLAYSQAHVILIAFSVSSPDSLSNITTKWHPEVLDRCPGVPIILVGLKKDLRDDPVAQEEMRKRSEKFLTPDEGEEVRKRIGAKKYLECSSLTGEGVDDVFEAATRQSLLSGGKEGNSRGCCTIL, from the exons ATGGCTCAACCACAAGATCAGCAGGTGATGCGGAG AAAGCTCGTCATCATTGGCGACGGTGCGTGTGGTAAAACGTCGCTGTTGAGCGTCTTCACCCTCGGCTACTTCCCCACG CGATATGTGCCTACTGTCTTCGAAAACTACGTTACCGACTGCAGAGTAGACGGCAAGAGCGTGCAATTGGCTCTGTGGGATACAGCGGGGCAAGAAGACTACGAACGCTTACGCCCATTGGCCTATAGCCAGGCCCATGTTATTTTGATTGCGTTTTCCGTGTCCAGTCCTGACTCGTTATCGAATATCACGACGAAGTG GCATCCCGAAGTCCTCGATCGCTGTCCAGGCGTTCCCATTATTCTCGTTGGCCTCAAGAAAGACTTGCGTGACGATCCAGTGGCACAAGAGGAAATGCGGAAGCGGTCTGAGAAGTTCCTCACTCCCGACGAGGGAGAAGAGGTGCGGAAAAGGATAGGCGCGAAAAAGTACCTCGAATGCTCTTCGTTGACTGGCGAGGGCGTGGACGACGTCTTCGAAGCTGCTACCAGACAGTCACTGCTCAGCGGAGGCAAGGAAGGAAACAGCAGAGGCTGTTGCACTATACTCTAG